Within the Taeniopygia guttata chromosome 15, bTaeGut7.mat, whole genome shotgun sequence genome, the region CTGGGCTGTTGATTTCCCAAGAATTTCCCACTTGCAAACCATTTCTCCAGCATTTGAGGGAGTGGGGGGTTGTTTCCTCTCCCGGCTTGCTGCAGATAATACAAACACAGTCTGCTGCCCTGCATCCAGGGTCCAGATCCTTGTTAGATGCAAATCCTCACAATTACAAATGTGCCCTGAGCACCAGTTGCGGAAGCAGGAGGTTAATCCAGCCCCCagtgctctgcagcctctgtcCACAAGTCCCACGGGCATCAAGAGCCACGTTGCTAAGTAGCTGTTGTATctcacacaaaagaaaaaaagccttctGCAGCTGAAGCAATCTTAAAGCCTGTTTCAAGTGCAGAAATTAGGGGATAATACATGACCCATTTCCCTGGAAATAAACCTAGtgttttctcagctgctgcacaAGTGACTGAAAGCTTGGTGCCCTGTATATAATGCCCCTCTCCTCCCAAGAAATAGAGCTTAACAGACCTCCAAAAAATGCCAAGTGTCAGATAATTCAGAGTAAAGCATCTACCTACATCTCCTGGACCCATTTCTGACTGCAGACCCATTTTCCTCTAAAGCAATAGAGAGAGTGGGTAGCTATTCTATGCCTTGCCCTAGAGATGGGGTTTAGCTGTGCCTCTTGGAGCAGCACAGAAGCACCAGGGAGGCGAGGAGGAGGCTGCCAGGGTTCACAGCATGCGTGGGGTGTTGTATCTCATGCTTCAGCACTTACCAGAGAGCTGAGGGCCTGGCTGCAGCATAGGGCTGTGTCCACCAGGATGAGGCTCCTACAAACACATCCCTATAAATGGCATTTTTATAGGCAAGAGAACACCTTAAACACCGGAGGGAGCCCCCAGTCCTGAGACAGGAGGCCCAGAATCACCCTGGCAGGTACAGCAATGAGGGCAAAAGGAAGCAgcaaaaaacacaggaaaggaaagaaaaacaagccaGCAAAGGAGGGAGGGCGGGCTCTGGCACAGGACAGGAGGGTTTATGTACATTCAGCCAGGAGCAGTCCAGTCTGGAGAATCAATTATGGGAAGATAATTTGTCTGCTTGATTAAAGCCTCCCTGGGGTATTGGCTcggtgctgggagagcagcagaaggTACCTGTTGTGGTGAGAGCACGATCTGTGACTTATTACTGCAGTCTGCACACGGCAGCcacaggaggggaggggaggctCAACGGGCAGAGACAGACGAGCACATTGCATTTGTCTTTCAGACATTTCCCTTCAGTCATCACTGTCTGCACTCAGAGCCAAGTGGCTCCAAAGGGGACCCCAAGAGCCCTTCAGACTTGTCCCTTTTAagaaagctgctgcaggcagacagGCGAGCGGCACCTGATGCTGCGGGCAGCGGAGCGGTGCCGGCTCAGACGTGCCCTCCAGTGGTCCCGCTCCAGCCTGGTTCCCATCCCCACTCCAAACTagcctcctgccctgcagctttGTAAAAAGGAACATCTGAGGAGGCTTTGAGCGGACAGAGACAAGGCTTAGGGCTGGGGAACGTGCCCCTGTGCTCATGTCTCTGTGTCCCCCACCCACCCAGGATCTGCCACGGCTTGACAGCACTGGGAGAATTTCCAGGAGCCACAGGCTGTGTTCATACAGAACAGGCACTGAAGTAGTTACAGGCTTGTTTCTATGCTTGTTTATCCTGTATTCCCCACATTCCCAAAAAATCTTATTCTAAACCCCTACAGGCCAGAGAAGGCTGCTGTATCTCTTGTACCAGCCCCTTGTGGGTACAGGGGACAGTTACCCTGTGCACTCAGGTTCACACTCCATTTAATTTCTCCCTGTTTCACTTGACACATATAAATGCACACCTGCACTGTGCACTGgatgctctgctctcctgaacAAGTACTCCAGATCAAACAGACAGATAAAATATCTAGCATGACTAAAAGGATAACTCTTGTGCTAGGGGAAACCTGAGATGTTTCCAGCTTTGAGGCTGGGCCCTGATAAATTGAACCCTGTTTTGTTGTAGACTGTGCTACACCACTGCCAGTGACTGGTGACAAACTATACCAAAACACACACATTGTTTTTCAAGAGAGTTGAAGACATATAGCCCCAGAAGCCTGGGCTGATCTCAAGCATGTCTTGGATTAGCAGAAGGGAGACCTGCTCAGTGCCACCCAGACCACAGCATGCACAGTTCacacctgctgctgcagcaggtaaaggaactgcactgctgctgcaagCAATGTGGTGGATTAATTCTTCACAGTTCCATCTCTGGGGCCCAGATAGTGGAGGGATTTCAAGTGCCATCTTCAAGGCCCTTTGGAGACCTCTATTGTATGCTCAGACCAATTATAATTCCCCAGTACATCAGTCCCTGCCCTTTGACAGGACAGACAAGCACTGCTCCCCTCATCCCTCTGATCCACTGAGGTGTAGTGTGGGTCATCTGATGTGTAAATATTTAGTAAGTAATACATTTTACTTACAATACTTCAGGTCTGAATAGAAGTTAATTTTTGCTGTTACTAATCCAAATGCATGCTTGCAGATATAGTTTCAGCCTTGCACAGTGAATTCCCATGGGAAATACAAGGATACGTAGAAGTAGCCTGAGCAAAGTACTGCTCAACCCAGGGCAGGAATTTTTGGGCTTTAGAATTGACAGGGCAGGCCACGAGGTCTTTCTGCCTCACTCTCCCACAAGGAAGTGCAGCTGCAGGTTTGTGCCAATGTTGAATATGTCCACAAATGGCTGTTGGCTGCACTGGTGCACATTAACTCACTTGTGCCAGCACATACTTAGAGGGGATTATTAAGGACTGAGATTTCTAGGATGCCATGAACTGCATATGTAAAGCAAAGTTAGAGAGGCAGTGCCATAtcctctgcacagctccagcagagcctggcaaTTCTGAGCTTGTGGGGACATTCTCACCTGGCACGGGAGCTCCTGCGGTGCTGTAGCCTCCTCCGAGGAGATTGCATGTCCCCATGTACCCATTGCTTTCAGGGACTGGCTGTGCCACAGGTGTGCAGGACACTACAGAGAGCCAGATAGGAAGAGTGGGGACCTTCAAAGTGGTGGTTAATGCTTAACCCACCCTGATCCTCCCAAGCTCAACAAGGCACTTACATGACCCCCTGAGCACATGACTGGGGGGTCCTACTAGGGCTCCCATGTCCTTAAGGCAAAACGTGTCCGAAAGAGCAGCAAGATTAACACAATTCACACAAAGGGATTAGGTTCTCCTATGTTACACCAGCACGTTTCTACTCAGTTTTGCAACGCaccccccagcagctcctgtagCCCCACAGTTCCCACTTACAGCACTATTACAAACCCACAGTCCATCATTAAGCTCCACACCCCATTCCCTTTGCAAACCCAGCAGCCTCACAACACAGCTTTCCTACCTCCTCCTCACTCCCTTGGCCAGGCAGACAATAAAAGAAATGGCTGAAGCCATCTCTTAGCACCCTTAtgccctccctgcctcctcATAGCTGCAGCAGATCCCAGAAGATCTGCTGACCACAGAGACCCAAATAGGCAGCCACTGGTGCTGCTTACTGACTAAGTGCTGCTTGTGAAGGCTTTTAAAGGGACACGCAGTAAATCCATTCCTGGAGTGCAGTTTGCCTATCTATTGTTTTCCTGATGAAACATCCAATTCTCAGACATTTGACACCGCTCTCCTCTGTAGCACAGACCTTGGCATTTACCTGGAGAGGCAGCTCACACACAGCCCCCACACAGTAAACCAGTGCTTTTGGAAAGTTTGCTTGCCTtggttatttttgctttctatgCGTGAGCGCCTGTATGGACACATACAGACAAACCCTTTGACATCTGCTAGTGGGAGAGACTTTAGCAACCTGTGTTGAGCCAGTTCTGGCAAAGTTTCTGTGTAAGTGCTGAAAATACACAGCAAAGCCCCAGAACAGTCTGCCCTGAGGTATGGTGCAAATGCTTGTTTCCCCAGTGAGCTCTATTAACCCTTTCCTTAACATTCTAGCCCATGTTGGTAATGAGTTCTCCCTGTCTCAAATGCTCTCTCACTTGGGTGAGATGGATGGGAGCACTTCCCTTAATGATGCTTAAACCTTAATGATCTCTCTTGTTATCTCCCTTCTCCACCATCAGCCTGAAGACCAGCCTGCAGAAGAAGGTGAGCCAGGACTCCATGGATTTGTCAGGGATCCCCCTGACCATGCGGGATGTCCACCGCATGGCCTACTACCTGCAGAACAACGGGGACCGCCTGACCTCGGTGGACCTGAGCTTCACGGAGCTGAACGATGACATGGTGcgcctgctgctgcccttcctctGGGCGCTCCCCAAGCTCACTCACCTGTCCCTCAACGGCAACCGGCTGACGCGGGCGACCATGAAGGAGCTGACTGACACCATGAAGGACATGAACAAGTTCCCTTGCCTGGCCTGGGTCGACCTCGGCAACAACGTGGACGTCTCGTCCATGCCGCAGCCGCTGCTGGTGGGCCTGCGCAAGCGCCTCAGCCAGCAGACCACGCTGCCGACCATCTATGAGGCGCTTGACTGCGACTCTGAGATCGCCGGCGGGCACGAGGGCAGCCAGCCAGAGGATGAAGCAGCCGGAAGCACCCCGCCACGTGCTttttctcagcagggctgcGAGAGGTGACTGAACAACGGGCCGGCACTGGCACGCTGAAGCAACCCCAAGGAGAAGTTTTGAGTACAAACACCAAGCACAGGGCCAGCTTGACCGGCTTCCTTTGGCTCTTTTCTCTCGCCTTCCCTGACATCTTCCCCCCCACCTGCTGTGAGACAAAAGCCTGTCGTCCCCCCACAACGTGTTCCGCTCCCTCCCCTCGCTGCCAAACCCATTGCCCACGTTCCAGAGAGGAACCAGTGACTTACAGTGAACCTGGTCCCCAGGCAGGGTCTCACTGGAAGACGGGAAAAGACCTGTCGGAGTCAAGAATATCCTCCAGCAGCCATTGGCTTGAGGGAAAGGGGTTGGGGGGAACCTAAAACAGAAACAGGCTTGTAGTTtacttcctttcttccttttcctatGCACCTTGGAAACCTTGGGACCTGCAGCCTTGAGTGTGAAAGGAGGTACCCCAAGAGCCTAGTGCTGTGGAGCTTAGTGGAAGGGCTCAGAGGCCAGAGCTGGAGCCCGGCAGTGTGTCTCCCTCTTGTGTCTGgctccttttgttttgtttttttcctattgtgtGTTTTGTATGAAGGTCTGAACAAAGGGACCTGGTCAGAGACCATTGGATCACATAGGCTGGGGCGGACACATGGCTTGGAACTGCAGCATCAGGATATTTGCTGTGTGACCGGGGtgagagggaggggaaggaggcaTGTGTTGGTGGGAGCATGGGGGATGGGATGagttgggatgggattgggaggaaggggaggagagggaatgggaaCAGTCTTGTGGATTAGTAGGATTGGTTTCAAAAGCTGTACTTTTGTACTAAAATTACAAGTTCCAAGGTACTACAACTGCAAGTTCCAAGTGAAATTGAGGAAAAGCTGACAGCTCAGCACCTAACCGTGGCACCAGAGGAGCAAGCAGTGAACGTGCCAGAGGTGGGCGCTTCCCAATCAGAAGCGCAAAGCTTTGGCTCCTCATGGCACACTGCACACCTCCATATACAGCCACAGCATGAGCAGCTGCATCGCCATTTCCACTGCTGTCCAAAAACCAAGCCACTGATGCAGAATTTCTGGTGTTTTCCACATTGCTCATGCTCTATGTAAACATAATAAAGAGTTCTCTTGGACATGAGCGTGAAGCACTTCAGAGTCTGAGTATCTGCGTTGTTCAGAGATCTTGGCATGTGGACCAGAGCCCTAATGCAGTGCCTGAGGGACAGGATCAGTTACCATTCACATTGGGCAGTGTGGTTCATTCCTTTAAGGAAGGAGAAACATGGGTGTTCATTTGTGGTGGGCTGCCATTCTTTGTGTTGCAAGGGGCTGATAGAAGTAAACTGATGAGATTTAGCTGATAAGTCAAGTCCTCTCAATTATCTGTCCCCACAAGAATTCAGACTGGATTTTTGAAAGAGTTAAAAGTTAAAGAAATGagacacattaaaaaaaaacataaaaatcctCACCCTGCTGAATTAACAATGGTAACTGTGACTTCCTCAGCTGATTGTGAGTCTCAGAGCGACACATATAAACAATGCTCCTATATGAAAACAACCCAAATTCACATGGAATAGATACACCTTTCATGATCTTTACTAATTTTACAAGACATTGCAAGAAGTAAATTTGACATATTTTTCAAGTGATCTATTCCCTCTGGACCAAGAGTGTGAGGACATTGGAAGGTATTGGTGTCTCTGATCAACGaccaaaagccccaaataaaaccagttcCCTGAGGAAGAAAGGTGGGATTAGACACTGTGCTGAGCATTACAATCTGTCACTGCAAATGCTGGACCCAATCCTATCTGTACTCCAGTCACAGGTGCAGGACCTCATAACCTTCATGTTAACCTGCACAAAGGTCTTCCCTTCTCAGTGTAGTATCTAAATAATCATGAAATGGTTTCAGTTGGAAAAGCCCTTTGAGGTCCTTGagtccagcactgccaagcccaccactaaaccacgtcCCTGAGTGCCACAGCTGCACCTCTTTTACATAATTCTGGGGCTGGTGACTCAAACACTGCCCTGGGTATCCTGttcaatgcttgacaacccagtcctgctggccacactatgGCATATACAaccaggatgccactggccttttccactcagcagctttccagctgctcttcccTAAGCCTGGAGTAACGTTGGGGATTGTTGTGACCCAGGTGCAGAACTTGGCACTTGGCCTTGCTGGACCTCAAATGATTGTCCTTGGACCATCAAATCCAGCCTGCCCAAACgcttctgcagagccttcctaccctccagcagatgaACATTCCCACACAATTCAGTGTCATCTGTGAATTCAGCTGAGGGTGTCCTTGATCACCCAGATAATCAATAGCCATTAAACAGAACTGGCCCCActactgagccctggggaagcCCACCAGTGACCAGCCCCAGCTGGCTGAAActccattcaccaccactctccaggctcagcccttCATTTCCTTCCCTGCTATGGAAGAGATGgtattacttttttcttttccttccaaaataCCTTTCAGCAAAAATGAGAAGTATTTCAAATGTCAGTAAGATCTGCTTAAACTCTTACAGTCTAAGTAGAGCAGCACTCTGCTCTGTGCCAAGAAGAAAACTCGGGCACAAAGCATTTAAATGAAGGCTTGGAGCTGCCTGGTGAGCCAGTGCATATCTACAAAGAGGGAGCAGTGCTGCTAAACATTTGGTCTTTGGCTCTGAGCACTGTCCCCCAGGGCTCTGCATGGAGGCATCTTCACAGCTTTTCCATAACAGCAGCACCCCCCTAAAATGAGGTGAGACCCTCAGTGTGCAGTGCACCCTGACACAGGttttccctgcagagcccctggctcagccccagcctgtttccagccctgctcaaagctgtgctttcagcctgagctctgctgcgcagcaggacagggatgaGACATTCAGCCCCTTGCAGGGGAATTCTGTGCCAATCTCTGGCGATGCCATCTGCCAGTTGGCAACTCCAGGCTCTGGAGATAAAGAAGGAAACACACTGGTtcagctgagcagctgtggcatgCATGTTTATTCCTCTATACGCACTTGGTTGCTTTGCCACAGAAAGCTCCCCATGGAGAACTGGTTGtgaataaatatgcaaaaattcaaattactaAGTCCTGCCACTGCTTCTTGGATGAACTTGGATGGGCTGTTACATAGCAGAAATGATCCCAGCACATCCAGCtactccctgccagctcctaATCACATGAAAAAgtgaggggctctgggcagcacagTGCTTCCAGCTCCAAAGCTGGGAAGTGCTCCTGGGCCCCCTACAGTTGCTCAAGGAGCAGACCTAGAGGCCCCAAATCTGCAATTATCATAAAAGCTGAGTTCACCAACCAGAGAACAACTGAAATGAGCCTTTCCTTGCACTGAATGAGAAGGCTCAGGGCTCCCAAAGGGTGTTAAAGGGATGAGCTGCTAATTCAGGTCTCACAGATAGCCAGAGGGACCAGCTTAGTTATGATGCTAAATCAGGGGACACCTGCCCTGCAGTGAGCCTGTCTCCTGTCAGGTAACACCACAGGACTGAATAC harbors:
- the LRRC75B gene encoding leucine-rich repeat-containing protein 75B, producing the protein MGSRLSRQSSLEEESGEEPCPGRLESGRGDFHLSSLLLHPQKLPGVLRKASPAPYVRRVGWLREIQATIREHKREHAVHILRLLRKDLGLEGTFLNEVLYKNATFLNLVDPISHDLLMSLARDLQCPKKEYDPWKSSDRICRQLIYHLTPHSKWHRHGMPRRKSQVCLKTSLQKKVSQDSMDLSGIPLTMRDVHRMAYYLQNNGDRLTSVDLSFTELNDDMVRLLLPFLWALPKLTHLSLNGNRLTRATMKELTDTMKDMNKFPCLAWVDLGNNVDVSSMPQPLLVGLRKRLSQQTTLPTIYEALDCDSEIAGGHEGSQPEDEAAGSTPPRAFSQQGCER